One window of Macrococcus sp. 19Msa1099 genomic DNA carries:
- a CDS encoding glycerol-3-phosphate responsive antiterminator: MILPAIRSMKDLEKFVTTQYSTCVILDMHIGHISNYIQFLNQHQKSAFIHIDLIKGMSSDEYATEYVIQKYKVDGIVSTKPKIIKRANQLGVKTILRTFIIDSSALKKSYELIQSADPDFVEVLPGLLYKAIENIHKVTGKKIIAGGLIEYPEEVEMALSAGATYVTTSNKDLWKHCEIK; this comes from the coding sequence ATGATTTTACCGGCAATCCGTTCTATGAAAGATCTTGAGAAGTTTGTGACGACTCAGTATTCCACCTGTGTCATATTAGATATGCATATTGGCCATATCAGTAACTATATTCAATTTCTAAATCAGCACCAGAAGTCAGCATTTATACATATCGACTTAATTAAAGGGATGTCATCTGATGAATATGCGACAGAGTATGTTATACAGAAGTATAAAGTTGATGGTATCGTATCCACAAAACCAAAGATTATAAAGAGGGCGAACCAGCTCGGTGTTAAAACGATTCTCAGAACGTTTATCATAGACTCAAGTGCACTGAAAAAAAGTTATGAGCTTATACAAAGTGCTGATCCTGATTTTGTCGAAGTACTGCCTGGCCTGCTTTATAAGGCAATTGAAAATATTCACAAAGTAACCGGCAAAAAAATTATTGCAGGGGGCCTTATTGAATATCCAGAGGAAGTGGAGATGGCATTATCAGCAGGTGCTACGTATGTGACGACAAGTAATAAGGACCTTTGGAAACATTGTGAAATAAAATAA
- a CDS encoding MIP/aquaporin family protein, with product MNAFVGELIGTAILILFGCGVNANVNLKGTYAKGSDWIVIAVGWGLAVVMGVYAVGSITGAHLNPAVTIGMAVDGSLPWNQVLPYFAGQMIGGVLGAALVWFQFMPHFKEEDDAGTKLGVFATGPAYPNYVSNFVSEIIGTSILVMALLFIGGNKFSEGLNPLVVGLLIIAIGVSLGGTTGYAINPARDWGPRIAHTILPIPGKGSSNWKYAVVPMVGPMVGGVFGATLFHVLFKEDQYMLFGLSIVLIVATLVLGVFLNKAVLKNEKTDLI from the coding sequence ATGAATGCTTTTGTGGGAGAATTAATCGGGACTGCAATCTTAATCTTATTTGGTTGTGGTGTAAATGCGAACGTTAATTTAAAGGGGACGTACGCAAAAGGCAGTGACTGGATTGTTATCGCAGTAGGTTGGGGTCTTGCTGTGGTTATGGGTGTGTATGCAGTCGGATCAATTACTGGTGCGCATTTAAATCCAGCAGTTACAATAGGAATGGCAGTTGATGGCAGCCTTCCGTGGAATCAAGTCCTTCCGTATTTTGCGGGGCAGATGATTGGAGGGGTACTGGGAGCAGCATTAGTATGGTTCCAGTTTATGCCGCATTTTAAAGAAGAAGATGATGCAGGTACTAAACTTGGCGTATTTGCTACAGGACCAGCTTATCCTAACTATGTTTCTAATTTTGTATCAGAAATCATAGGGACATCAATCTTAGTTATGGCACTGTTATTCATTGGCGGAAATAAATTTTCTGAAGGTTTGAACCCTCTTGTAGTAGGGTTATTGATTATAGCCATCGGAGTAAGTTTAGGTGGAACAACTGGGTATGCAATCAATCCGGCACGTGACTGGGGTCCGCGTATCGCTCATACGATTCTGCCGATACCAGGTAAAGGGTCTTCCAACTGGAAATATGCAGTGGTTCCAATGGTAGGTCCGATGGTAGGTGGTGTCTTCGGCGCTACATTATTCCATGTTTTATTCAAAGAAGATCAATATATGTTATTTGGTCTATCAATCGTATTAATTGTCGCTACATTAGTGCTTGGTGTATTCTTGAATAAAGCAGTATTAAAAAATGAAAAAACAGACTTAATATAA
- the glpK gene encoding glycerol kinase GlpK, with amino-acid sequence MEKYILSIDQGTTSTRVIVFNKDGEIKGVSQREFTQHFPKAGWVEHDANEIWSTVLSCFASVLTESNIRPEQIEGIGITNQRETAVVWDKNTERPIYNAIVWQSRQTQEICNELKDKGLEDEFREKTGLLLDPYFSGTKVKWILDNVEGAREKAENGDLLFGTIDSWLVWKLSGCKVHVTDYSNASRTLMYNIHELKWDEELLEYLTVPASMLPEVRPSSEVYGKTANHHFFGHQIPIAGIAGDQQAALFGQACFESGEAKNTYGTGCFMLMNTGEKAVKSENGLLTTLAYGIDGKVNYALEGSIFVAGSAIQWLRDGMRMIQSAPQSEEYATNVTDADGVYVVPAFVGLGTPYWDSEARGAVFGLTRGTQKEHFIRATLESLAYQTRDVLDAMEKDSKIEVKTLRVDGGAVKNDFLMQFQSDILDVPVERPEINETTALGAAYLAGLAVGYWKSKDEIRDRWNLEKQFDPKMDETKRDDLYKGWQTAVKATQVFKK; translated from the coding sequence ATGGAAAAATACATTTTATCAATTGATCAAGGGACAACAAGTACACGTGTAATTGTTTTTAATAAAGATGGAGAGATTAAAGGGGTATCTCAAAGAGAATTTACGCAGCATTTCCCAAAAGCAGGTTGGGTTGAACATGATGCCAATGAAATCTGGTCAACTGTATTATCATGTTTTGCATCCGTCCTTACAGAATCGAATATAAGACCTGAACAGATTGAGGGTATTGGTATCACAAATCAACGTGAAACAGCAGTCGTATGGGATAAAAATACAGAGCGTCCAATTTATAATGCAATCGTATGGCAGTCTCGTCAGACGCAGGAAATCTGTAATGAACTTAAAGATAAAGGACTGGAAGATGAATTTAGAGAAAAGACAGGCCTTCTACTCGATCCTTATTTTTCTGGTACGAAAGTCAAATGGATTCTTGATAATGTAGAAGGTGCTAGAGAAAAAGCTGAGAATGGTGATCTATTATTCGGTACGATTGATTCGTGGCTTGTATGGAAACTTTCTGGATGTAAAGTACATGTAACTGACTACTCAAATGCAAGTCGTACATTGATGTATAACATTCATGAATTGAAATGGGATGAAGAGCTCCTTGAATATTTAACTGTACCTGCTTCAATGCTACCTGAAGTACGCCCATCAAGTGAAGTATACGGTAAAACAGCAAATCATCATTTCTTTGGTCATCAGATTCCGATTGCAGGTATTGCTGGAGACCAGCAGGCAGCGCTATTTGGACAAGCATGCTTTGAGTCAGGAGAAGCTAAGAACACATACGGTACAGGTTGCTTTATGTTAATGAACACAGGCGAAAAAGCAGTTAAGAGTGAAAATGGCTTATTAACGACTTTAGCTTATGGTATTGATGGCAAAGTCAACTATGCGCTTGAAGGATCCATCTTTGTTGCGGGAAGTGCAATTCAATGGTTACGTGATGGTATGCGTATGATTCAAAGTGCTCCGCAAAGTGAAGAGTATGCTACAAATGTTACAGATGCTGATGGTGTGTATGTCGTGCCTGCATTTGTCGGACTAGGTACACCTTACTGGGATTCTGAAGCACGCGGTGCAGTTTTCGGTCTAACGCGTGGTACACAAAAAGAACATTTTATTCGTGCAACACTTGAGTCACTTGCATATCAGACCCGTGATGTTCTTGATGCGATGGAAAAAGATTCGAAGATTGAAGTTAAAACATTAAGAGTTGATGGTGGTGCTGTCAAGAATGATTTCTTGATGCAGTTCCAGTCTGATATTTTAGATGTACCAGTAGAGCGACCGGAAATTAACGAGACAACTGCCTTAGGTGCAGCATACCTGGCTGGACTTGCAGTGGGTTACTGGAAATCAAAAGATGAAATTCGTGATCGCTGGAACCTTGAAAAGCAGTTTGATCCTAAAATGGATGAAACAAAGAGAGATGATTTATATAAAGGCTGGCAGACAGCGGTTAAAGCTACACAAGTATTTAAAAAATAA
- a CDS encoding glycerol-3-phosphate dehydrogenase/oxidase, with product MQLSSLNRNQTLNKMKEEYYDIVVVGGGITGAGIAFDAAQRGMKVALVEMQDFASGTSSRSTKLVHGGLRYLKQLQIGVVSETGKERAIVYENGPHVTTPEWMLLPMHKGGTFGPATTSLALKVYDFLAGVKKSERRTMLSAKETLAKEPLVKENGLKGGGYYVEYKTDDARMTIEVMKRAAEFGADILNYTKATGFTYNKKNKVSGIEAIDTISNTKFKIQGRKVVNASGPWVDEVRGKDYSKNNKQLRLTKGIHLVFDESVFPLKQAVYFDTESDKRMIFAIPRDGKTYVGTTDTFYNNDKTSPKVTQEDRDYIIDAINYMFPTVKVKDEDIESTWAGIRPLILEKGKDPSEISRKDEIWEGKSGLLTIAGGKLTGYRHMAQEIVDLVAKRLKEEYKLSFKESNTKHATISGGDVGGSTNFEHFIEKSLKPELYSYLPEDEQRFLIKKYGSNVEKLFNIAHTKHTAEVNGLPLAYYAQLVYSIQEEMVIKPTDFLTRRTGDLYFDIKKVEQYKEAVIDTMANLLNYDNAQRTEYTRELEQKINEAKSPSVQVSVE from the coding sequence ATGCAACTTTCAAGTCTGAATAGAAATCAAACATTGAACAAAATGAAGGAAGAATATTATGATATCGTAGTGGTTGGTGGTGGTATCACTGGTGCAGGTATCGCATTTGATGCAGCGCAGCGCGGTATGAAAGTCGCACTCGTTGAAATGCAGGACTTTGCAAGCGGAACTTCTTCACGTTCAACAAAGCTTGTTCATGGTGGATTACGTTACTTAAAACAGCTGCAAATTGGCGTTGTAAGTGAGACTGGGAAAGAAAGAGCGATTGTTTATGAAAATGGACCTCATGTAACGACACCAGAATGGATGCTCTTACCGATGCATAAAGGGGGTACGTTTGGACCAGCAACAACGTCTCTTGCATTAAAAGTTTATGACTTCTTAGCAGGTGTAAAGAAATCGGAAAGAAGAACAATGCTATCTGCAAAAGAAACATTAGCGAAAGAGCCTCTCGTAAAAGAAAATGGCCTTAAGGGTGGGGGCTATTATGTTGAATATAAAACAGATGATGCGCGTATGACGATTGAAGTGATGAAACGTGCGGCAGAATTTGGTGCTGATATTTTAAACTACACAAAAGCAACCGGTTTTACTTATAACAAGAAAAACAAAGTGAGTGGTATTGAAGCAATTGATACAATCTCAAATACGAAGTTTAAAATTCAAGGGCGCAAAGTTGTCAATGCATCTGGACCATGGGTTGATGAAGTGCGTGGAAAAGATTATTCGAAAAATAATAAACAACTCCGTCTGACAAAAGGAATCCACCTTGTCTTTGACGAAAGTGTTTTTCCGCTCAAACAGGCAGTTTACTTTGATACTGAAAGTGACAAACGTATGATTTTTGCCATTCCTCGTGATGGTAAAACGTATGTCGGTACTACAGATACATTCTATAATAATGATAAGACAAGTCCTAAAGTAACACAGGAAGATCGTGATTATATCATTGATGCAATCAACTATATGTTCCCGACTGTAAAAGTTAAAGACGAAGATATTGAATCAACTTGGGCTGGTATTCGTCCTCTAATCTTAGAAAAAGGGAAAGACCCATCTGAAATTTCGCGTAAGGATGAAATTTGGGAAGGTAAATCAGGTCTTCTGACGATTGCTGGTGGTAAATTAACAGGGTATCGCCATATGGCACAGGAGATCGTTGACTTAGTTGCAAAACGTTTAAAAGAAGAATATAAGCTTAGCTTTAAAGAAAGCAACACGAAACATGCAACAATTTCTGGTGGAGATGTAGGAGGCAGTACTAATTTTGAGCACTTTATTGAAAAGTCATTGAAACCTGAACTCTATAGTTATCTGCCGGAAGATGAACAAAGATTTCTGATTAAAAAATATGGTTCAAATGTAGAGAAATTATTTAACATTGCACATACGAAACATACTGCTGAAGTCAATGGCCTGCCTTTAGCTTATTACGCACAACTTGTATATTCAATCCAGGAAGAAATGGTGATTAAACCTACTGATTTCTTGACACGTAGAACAGGTGATCTATATTTCGATATTAAAAAAGTTGAACAATATAAGGAAGCGGTTATTGATACGATGGCTAATTTGCTTAACTATGATAATGCGCAACGCACAGAATATACACGTGAGCTTGAACAAAAGATTAATGAAGCAAAATCACCATCTGTTCAAGTTTCGGTAGAATAA
- a CDS encoding alpha/beta fold hydrolase has protein sequence MMEITNKFITLKDNTRIAFKLYRQEESKGVIQMLHGMAEHKERYDAVCRYFCDMGYDVLIHDHRGHGKDIGSSEQGHFPSIDTLVEDAYEIFETFDFKGEFILFGHSMGSIVARKYVIRYPGLFDRLILSGTSFYSKKYEAAALLLKPLLKIHPPYKKLDFVNKLTLNDFNRKFRPLRTESDWISLNEDNVDAFVSDPDAGFNMSIGALNSINESLKFTSSKKNVKRMNKSLKILLIAGQDDPFSNFGKGVEKTGRLYKKCGIKHVFIQLYENSRHEVLFEKNQNEVLQNIRKWLKNE, from the coding sequence ATGATGGAAATTACAAATAAGTTTATTACATTGAAGGATAACACACGTATTGCATTTAAACTTTATAGACAAGAGGAAAGCAAGGGTGTCATTCAGATGCTTCATGGTATGGCCGAACACAAAGAACGTTATGATGCAGTGTGCAGATATTTCTGTGATATGGGGTATGATGTGCTGATACATGATCACAGAGGGCATGGCAAGGATATTGGAAGTTCAGAACAAGGACATTTCCCATCGATTGATACTTTGGTAGAGGATGCATATGAAATATTTGAAACATTTGATTTTAAAGGAGAATTTATTTTGTTCGGACATTCTATGGGAAGTATCGTCGCTAGAAAATATGTTATCCGTTACCCTGGTTTATTCGATAGACTCATATTGTCAGGTACTAGTTTCTATAGTAAGAAATATGAGGCAGCTGCGCTATTGCTTAAACCACTATTAAAGATACATCCACCCTATAAAAAGCTAGATTTCGTCAATAAATTGACTCTGAACGATTTTAATCGTAAGTTCAGACCTTTACGAACAGAGAGTGACTGGATCAGTTTGAATGAGGATAATGTCGATGCTTTTGTCTCAGATCCTGATGCAGGATTTAATATGTCGATAGGTGCTTTAAATTCAATTAATGAATCATTAAAGTTTACTAGCAGTAAAAAGAATGTTAAACGCATGAACAAATCGTTAAAGATTCTGCTTATTGCTGGTCAGGACGATCCGTTTTCTAATTTCGGGAAAGGGGTGGAAAAGACAGGTCGATTATATAAAAAATGTGGAATTAAACATGTCTTTATCCAGCTCTATGAAAATTCAAGACATGAGGTATTATTTGAAAAGAATCAAAATGAAGTATTACAAAATATTAGAAAGTGGTTGAAGAATGAATAA
- the miaA gene encoding tRNA (adenosine(37)-N6)-dimethylallyltransferase MiaA, whose protein sequence is MNKIPLIVIVGPTAVGKTALSIEVAKAVNGEIISGDAIQVYRGMDIGSAKITQEEMEGIPHHLIDILNPDEAYSAAQFKVHAEKLIEDIYSRGKTPMIVGGTGLYIQSVLYEYEFVEEDQALKKELMDHYESLDKETLYRLLTEKDMKAASQIHINNRQRVLRALTYYEMHHKSITDQKKLHTLSSKYDTYIIGLNMPRPTLYDRINRRVLLMVEQGLVQEVKTLISKGYRQSQSMTAIGYKEMIPYIDGEVSLNQAIEHLQQNSRNFAKRQLTWFNNQMTIEWFDTSELTIESIVEQITTNIQRDDNDEFS, encoded by the coding sequence ATGAATAAAATTCCGTTAATCGTTATTGTGGGACCTACAGCTGTAGGTAAAACAGCATTAAGTATTGAAGTAGCGAAAGCTGTTAATGGTGAAATTATTAGTGGGGATGCGATTCAAGTCTACCGAGGTATGGATATCGGTAGTGCAAAGATTACACAGGAAGAGATGGAAGGCATACCGCATCATCTGATTGATATTTTAAACCCAGATGAGGCATATTCAGCAGCACAGTTTAAAGTCCATGCTGAAAAGCTGATTGAAGACATATATAGCAGGGGAAAAACACCGATGATCGTCGGCGGAACGGGATTATATATACAAAGCGTACTATATGAATATGAATTTGTAGAAGAGGATCAAGCGCTGAAGAAAGAACTGATGGATCACTATGAAAGTCTGGATAAGGAGACGCTTTATCGTCTGTTAACTGAGAAGGATATGAAGGCTGCGTCTCAAATTCATATTAATAATAGACAGCGAGTGTTACGTGCTCTGACATATTATGAAATGCACCATAAATCTATCACTGACCAGAAGAAGCTTCATACATTAAGTTCTAAATACGATACATATATTATAGGGCTTAATATGCCGCGTCCTACACTATATGACAGAATCAACCGCCGTGTATTGCTTATGGTCGAACAAGGACTTGTTCAGGAAGTGAAGACATTGATAAGTAAGGGCTATAGACAGAGCCAAAGCATGACTGCAATAGGATATAAAGAGATGATTCCTTATATAGATGGAGAAGTTTCGTTGAATCAGGCGATAGAACATTTGCAGCAAAACTCCAGGAATTTTGCAAAACGTCAATTGACATGGTTCAATAATCAGATGACGATTGAATGGTTTGATACGTCTGAATTGACGATAGAATCAATCGTCGAACAAATTACTACAAACATACAGAGGGATGATAATGATGAATTCAGCTAA
- a CDS encoding glutathione peroxidase: MSIYEYTVTKANHESYSLAEYKDQVVLIVNTASECGFTKQFDGLEKLYQEYKGQGFTILGFPCNQFGGQEPGSGAEAEQNCRLNYGVTFPIHEKIDVNGDNAHPLFKYIKEETKGIMGSKIKWNFTKFLVDRQGNVVARFAPTTTPEQLKKHIEKYL; the protein is encoded by the coding sequence ATGTCTATATACGAATATACGGTTACTAAAGCAAATCACGAATCATATTCACTTGCAGAATACAAAGATCAAGTTGTTCTGATCGTTAATACTGCGAGCGAATGTGGATTTACAAAACAGTTTGATGGACTTGAAAAACTCTACCAGGAATACAAAGGACAAGGGTTTACTATATTGGGATTCCCTTGTAATCAATTTGGAGGCCAGGAACCCGGAAGTGGGGCTGAAGCTGAACAGAATTGTCGTTTGAACTATGGCGTTACTTTCCCGATTCATGAAAAAATAGATGTGAATGGAGATAACGCACACCCGCTGTTTAAATATATAAAAGAAGAGACAAAAGGGATCATGGGCAGTAAGATCAAATGGAATTTCACAAAATTTTTAGTTGATAGACAAGGTAATGTTGTTGCGCGTTTTGCACCTACAACTACACCCGAGCAGTTGAAAAAGCATATAGAAAAATATCTATAA
- the hflX gene encoding GTPase HflX: protein MKDTQKATERALIIAVHLKKDDDFNFGESLEEIKSLCHTAGIEVTEVVIQNKDRADNSYYIGKGKLEEILELKEREDIAFDMVVVNNELTTSQSKHLNEVLDCKIIDRTQLILDIFAQRAKSREGKLQVELAQLEYLLPRLSGHGLSLSRLGGGIGTRGPGETKLEMNRRHIRSRIHDIKLQLETIKQHRQRYRENRKKRNIFQVALVGYTNAGKSTWFNALSDSDTYMEDLLFATLDPKSKMMKLHEGYPVLLSDTVGFIQQLPTHLIEAFSSTLEEAKYADILIHVVDRSHPNYMNHIDTVVALLKELDMDTIPVLTLLNKKDKLESFVTAAGKDELLVSVFDQQDKTHIQSKLIDMMQRNMSKYTIEVEKDAGQIIAFLKEHTLVSAINFNEDKDKYEICGYEHRREGILNKLLSNEQIKRL, encoded by the coding sequence TTGAAAGATACACAAAAAGCGACTGAACGTGCTCTTATTATAGCAGTTCATCTAAAAAAGGACGATGATTTTAACTTCGGTGAATCGTTAGAGGAAATTAAATCATTATGCCATACAGCTGGCATTGAAGTTACCGAAGTTGTTATTCAGAATAAAGATAGAGCTGATAATAGTTATTATATAGGTAAAGGAAAGTTAGAAGAAATATTAGAGTTAAAGGAACGAGAAGATATAGCATTCGATATGGTTGTTGTTAATAATGAACTCACAACAAGTCAATCGAAACATTTAAATGAAGTGCTTGACTGTAAAATAATAGACCGTACTCAGCTTATACTGGATATCTTTGCACAACGTGCAAAAAGTCGAGAAGGTAAATTACAAGTGGAGCTTGCCCAGCTCGAATATTTATTGCCAAGATTATCTGGACACGGACTAAGTTTATCAAGACTTGGTGGTGGTATCGGGACACGTGGACCTGGTGAAACGAAACTAGAGATGAATAGGCGACATATCAGAAGCAGAATTCATGATATCAAGCTACAACTCGAAACGATTAAACAACATCGGCAGCGTTATAGAGAAAACCGAAAAAAGAGAAATATATTCCAGGTTGCGCTTGTTGGTTATACGAATGCAGGCAAATCGACATGGTTCAATGCACTTTCAGACAGTGACACATATATGGAAGATCTACTGTTTGCGACGCTTGATCCGAAGAGTAAGATGATGAAGCTGCATGAAGGTTATCCAGTACTATTAAGTGATACTGTTGGTTTTATCCAGCAGTTGCCGACTCATTTAATCGAAGCATTCAGTTCGACATTAGAAGAGGCGAAGTATGCAGATATTCTTATTCACGTCGTTGACAGAAGTCATCCAAACTATATGAATCATATCGATACGGTCGTTGCTCTGTTAAAGGAGCTAGATATGGATACAATTCCGGTACTTACGCTTTTGAATAAAAAAGATAAGCTCGAATCCTTCGTCACAGCTGCAGGGAAAGATGAATTGCTTGTATCAGTGTTTGATCAACAAGATAAGACACATATACAAAGCAAACTCATTGATATGATGCAGCGTAATATGTCAAAATACACAATTGAAGTTGAGAAGGATGCCGGACAGATAATCGCTTTCCTGAAGGAACATACACTAGTTTCAGCAATAAATTTTAATGAAGACAAAGATAAATATGAAATATGTGGCTATGAACATCGTCGTGAAGGTATATTAAATAAGCTATTAAGTAATGAACAGATAAAGAGGTTATAA
- a CDS encoding methionine gamma-lyase family protein, whose translation MKITKYEQLQQLIDDNEIKITPIFKRIESIALYNQKKVIDAFNDIKITDADLGGTNGYGYDDSGRDNLEAVYAHVFKTEDAIVRPQVISGTHAITLALSANLQFGDELLYITGQPYDTLLEVIGITGNGIGSLIENGVAYKDIDLVNNEIDIENVLEAITSKTKMIGIQRSKGYSSRKSLTIKQIGEAISAIKDKHPDVIVFVDNCYGEFTEIQEPSEVGADLIAGSLIKNPGGGLCKIGGYIAGREDLIERVGYRLTAPGIGKEAGASLYSLHEMYQGFFLSPHVVSQALKGAVFTSAMLGSLNLNTTPLWNDERTDLIQSVIFNDKEKMIAFTQAIQMASPINSQYLPMPAYMPGYTDDVIMAAGTFIQGASLELTADGPIRSPYEVYVQGGLTYEHVKLAIIKAIEILIEKEIITL comes from the coding sequence ATGAAAATTACGAAGTATGAACAGCTCCAGCAATTAATCGATGACAATGAAATTAAAATCACGCCGATATTTAAAAGGATAGAATCTATCGCCCTTTATAATCAAAAAAAAGTAATAGATGCATTTAATGATATAAAAATTACAGACGCTGATCTCGGCGGTACGAATGGCTATGGCTATGATGATAGTGGGCGAGATAACTTAGAAGCGGTGTATGCACATGTTTTTAAGACAGAGGATGCCATCGTTCGTCCACAAGTCATCAGCGGGACACATGCAATAACGCTTGCATTAAGCGCTAACTTACAATTCGGGGACGAATTACTCTACATAACGGGTCAACCCTATGACACGCTTTTGGAAGTTATCGGTATTACAGGTAACGGTATCGGTTCATTGATTGAAAATGGTGTTGCCTATAAGGATATCGATTTGGTCAACAATGAAATCGATATCGAAAATGTCTTAGAAGCTATAACATCAAAAACGAAGATGATAGGTATTCAGCGCTCTAAAGGGTACAGCTCACGTAAATCATTGACAATTAAACAGATAGGTGAGGCAATATCAGCGATAAAAGATAAACATCCTGATGTTATTGTATTTGTCGATAATTGTTATGGTGAATTCACAGAAATTCAGGAACCGTCAGAAGTGGGTGCAGATTTAATTGCGGGCTCGCTCATTAAGAATCCAGGAGGTGGACTGTGTAAAATTGGTGGTTATATTGCAGGACGTGAAGATTTGATTGAGCGTGTTGGATATCGTCTCACAGCACCAGGTATCGGCAAAGAAGCAGGTGCCTCACTTTACAGTCTGCATGAAATGTATCAAGGATTTTTCCTGAGCCCGCATGTTGTGAGTCAGGCACTAAAAGGCGCAGTATTTACTAGTGCGATGCTTGGGTCTTTGAATCTGAATACAACGCCACTTTGGAATGATGAGCGAACAGACCTCATTCAATCAGTCATCTTCAATGATAAAGAAAAGATGATTGCATTTACACAGGCTATTCAGATGGCATCTCCTATAAATTCACAGTATTTACCGATGCCGGCATATATGCCTGGCTATACGGATGATGTTATTATGGCAGCAGGCACATTTATACAAGGCGCATCACTTGAACTTACAGCAGACGGTCCGATACGTTCACCGTACGAGGTTTATGTTCAAGGCGGATTAACTTATGAACACGTTAAACTCGCAATAATAAAAGCGATTGAAATACTGATTGAAAAAGAAATTATAACGTTATAA
- a CDS encoding MerR family transcriptional regulator has translation MFERVLKMRDAIRRNMPVFPMSVVMKLTELSARQIRYYESQSLITPERTSGNQRLFSMNDLDLLLDIKLLLEKGFNMKRIKSIINEEKSQQPTFEIKESLDYEVSKLDRSKVPINRGDLSRFFK, from the coding sequence ATGTTCGAAAGGGTGTTGAAGATGCGTGATGCAATAAGAAGAAATATGCCGGTGTTTCCAATGAGTGTCGTTATGAAACTAACAGAGCTTTCTGCAAGGCAAATTAGATACTATGAATCACAGTCGTTGATTACACCTGAACGAACAAGTGGGAACCAAAGACTATTTTCAATGAACGATCTGGATTTATTACTTGATATTAAACTGCTTTTAGAAAAAGGGTTTAATATGAAGCGTATTAAATCGATTATCAATGAGGAGAAGTCACAACAACCCACATTTGAGATTAAAGAATCTCTTGATTACGAAGTTTCAAAGCTCGACCGTAGTAAAGTCCCTATTAACCGTGGGGATTTGTCAAGATTTTTTAAATAA